The following nucleotide sequence is from Salvia miltiorrhiza cultivar Shanhuang (shh) chromosome 7, IMPLAD_Smil_shh, whole genome shotgun sequence.
GAATATATAGAAATAATGAGTGTACTAGTTTCTCATATAGTATTTTGTTGCATGAAAAAATGGtcgaatttaataatttatgtaAGGTTAGTATTATAATTTAATAGTCAACTTGTGAGATAGTCATATTGAGCAGTGGAATTCAATATTTGGTCACCCAtctaaaaaacacaaaatttgatcattttttacgttttagaaCTATTTTGCCCATAATTAGAGCGGACCGAATTCAGGTTTGCGCGCAGgttaggtacacttggcactattagtgccaaaagtaccaacagaaaaaaaaaatccaagtaaattggtacttttatcacaaatgacaatattattGCCAAAAGTACAAACataaagccaaaaaaaaaaaaactaagtaaatcgatacttttggcacaaatagTAATATTTGTGCCAAAAATATCATTCAATGATTAAATCCTGAATGAGGAATCTAAACCATAAATAGAGAATTTAAACCCTGCAGATAAGTGTTCAAAATGACCATATGACTGCATTTATCTATATAAAACAAGACAATGTATCAGCACAATTATATGGCACTATTGGCACTAATATGGTTATATGGtactaatatggtcactagtaccattcgtACAACACAAATAGGCATGACTGACGAGTAAAAGAGTAGTTTGGACAGAACGCGTAAAATATGACCAAAATTTTGTGCTTTTCAAATCAGTGtctaaaatttgtgttttcttcttcaaaatggtcacGCGGATGtattttttctataatttaatttatatttgataaagttgagtttttacaaaattaaattggTTTCAACAATCATTAATTTGACCTCCATTAGTTTGATTTTTTATGGaattcaaattcataatttaaacatatttattatgtattgtGCTCTTTTTCACTATTTATGACATCTTTTCCATTTTGATTTGTACCATTATTCCTGGCCCATTTCCATTAAAGATAACAATTAACTCTTAAAAATGTGTGATCCTatcagttttatttaatttacacATTCTCTTAATTTTTCGTACCCAAAAGAATGAGCCATAAATAGCGGGACATAAGGAGtaatattttgatttatttcacacacacacacacacatatatatatatagaaattaattatatgtaaataGATGGTTttgtcacacacacacacacacacacacacacatatatatatatatatatatatatatatatatatatagaaattataTGTAAATAGATGGTTTTGTACATATATGTGTTACATATTTGGTTATCATTTATTACTTACTTTTGTTTTTTGATGAATTTATGTACTTATActcattataaaatttaattggtACCGTATTTCAACTATTGAAAATACaaagttaaaaaataattttagtttCAGGTTCTtcattgagtaattgatatggattatttttttaaattaattcgtATTTCTtgtatattttgattttgtttaataattatatttatttatttaaatcctcgtttaattttaatattcttataaattggatgaagtactccctccgtcccaaacgaaatgtcctgttttcctttttgggctgtcccaaacgaaatatcatgtttccttttttggcaatacactctttttctacacttaatatttaaataatttctaccaacccactttatctactttatacacatttcttaatctacgtgccgaaaagaaataagcCATTTTGTTTGGgtcggagggagtagtatataactacgagtttaaaattatttcaggccattatcttagggcgatttgcaaaaataggctaCTATTTTTcagacttgcaaaaataggccaattattttagtttttggtatttttaggccacatgtgtacccaatcaggctattttgggccacattttgaCTCCAAAAAGTTGAAAAAgtcagatgggttcttactctaggtcattttgttcgacctggtagatACTTCATTCTACcttctggtcattcatttgagtctcttgaacaattttgtttgtaacaatttgttttgatgttattctagggttgaacccttccaacctttgagttatcctagtagattcttttgatgtataagactagtgagaggcacgtcagaagGCTCTGACACCCGagtaactggtaaactacacctgagaacatttcaaggctactctttttgagaagtatgtaccgaggagtacctTAAGTAAAGAGAGGCGCTGAATTTCGAAGTtggatgcaaggaaagaaattggttgtagagtataaccgagaattctgtgatCTATTTGCAAATCGGCCTAAAATAATGGCCttcaataattttaaactcataTAACTACATATAGAATATATTAATGTAACTGCATGCAAATAACGCTATGAATTATAGACTCATAATACCAATTTAAAACTTAAAAGTACAGCAAATTACATAAAACGAAAAGGCAGAAAAAGAAAGAGTCCTCACAAACAGATGAGAGAAATTCTCTTATTTTAAATCACACACATCACACCAAACCCTTGAGCGACTGCTACACTCATACGTACGTTGTAGTAATCAGTCATTActtgatttaattaatattcttaaTGAAAAGAAGAGTAGATTTAGTTAACAGTGTCTGGTGCAGTAGCACCGGCGGCGGAAGCCCCGACAGTGGCCGCTGTGGAAACCCTCAGTCTGGCACACCGCCGCGCAATTGGCTTTTCTCACACAAATTCCCTTGAACCGGTGGCTCTTCGACTCGCACGTCCTCGCCTCCGCCACCATTCCTGATTAATTTCAGTTAATAGCATTAATTTACTAAGTATTGCATTAATGTGCAATGTTGATTTTCTAaacaatttatttaaattaattcgtGTGCGTTATATATCACTTGTCATTAATTTGACATGTGAGTTTGCACGTATAActtaagtatattttttttaaataaagaaagaagGAGATGCGTGAGATGGATACATACAAAAATCAATTTGAGGAATCTTGTGAAACTTTGTTATAATCTGATTTTAAATCTCATCATTTACGAAAAAACACAGTAACATATAAATGATAAAATAGCCATGAATATTTGAAACCAAACATGCGAAGAATAGAATCGTTCTGAAGAAATGTACCAGAGGAGAAGAGAAGCATCATCACAAGGAAAGCAGTAGCAAACAACCTCAAAAAGCTGCTCATTTTCTCTCAGCGATATGTGTGTATGTGATGTGTAAGAAAGACTTGGTAGTGAGGCCTATATATAGCCCAATACTTGCTAAATTTAAACTTGCTtgttttttttagagagagaactAAGCTCCCATAGTTTTGATCTCTACTGAAACATAAAGTTTTGATAAGTTCATACTACGTGTCATTTCATATTCGCGAAGGAtatcattttcaaaaatccaatcaaacattgaaaagaaaaaagaggtgAGAACGTATGTCAACAATGAGTCATGACTACACAGAACCACTAGCATTTTTCTCACCTTTTTTTGCTTAACACAGCTAGGAGATGcactttagttttttttatatatttgcagTTAGGTGTATTTGTGCAAATTTGCTCTCTTTTGCATCAAAGTATGATCTATTTGTGGCTACCCACTTACATGCACATACATTTAGCTTTTTTTCTTCTCCTTTTTCTTGGTTTCACTTTTGCCTTTTAGCAATGTCTAGCAGCTTCTGCAGGtaattttgaaatcaaattCAAGTTTTGCCAAATCCCATCTTGAATTTTGCAAGATTTCTACAGTTTTAGAT
It contains:
- the LOC130996099 gene encoding defensin J1-2-like, whose product is MSSFLRLFATAFLVMMLLFSSGMVAEARTCESKSHRFKGICVRKANCAAVCQTEGFHSGHCRGFRRRCYCTRHC